From Alcaligenes faecalis, the proteins below share one genomic window:
- the fahA gene encoding fumarylacetoacetase — protein MTRPYLNDTHDPKLQSWVPGANEADNGFPIQNLPFAVARRRDSQEDFRVMVAIGPYALDLGLLACDTPWHGKAADALAACVKPALNGLMALGQEYWSALRAALSHDLRQGSSAESRLRPMLIERSKLEYALPAQIGDYTDFYISVHHATAVGKQFRPDAPLLPNYKWVPIGYHGRASSIGVSGQQFPRPVGQTRPPEGQEQPNFGPCQRLDFELEMGILIGKGNEAGHRIPIGQADEHVFGLCLFNDWSARDLQAWEYQPLGPFLAKNFASTISPWVVTLEALAPFRRPFSRPESDPQPLPYLQDQANQESGVLDVELEVYLSTEQSRQQKKDPALLSRSNFKEAYWTVAQLVAHHSVNGCNLQTGDLLGTGTLSGPAKGQEGSLLEMNQGGKNPIDLPWGEQRKFLEDQDEIILKGLCRQEGYPTLSFGECAGRVLPAVP, from the coding sequence ATGACCCGACCTTATCTGAATGACACTCACGACCCCAAGCTGCAAAGCTGGGTGCCCGGCGCCAACGAGGCCGATAACGGTTTCCCCATCCAGAACCTGCCCTTTGCCGTGGCCCGTCGCCGTGACAGTCAGGAAGACTTCCGCGTCATGGTGGCCATTGGCCCTTACGCGCTGGACCTGGGCCTGCTGGCCTGCGATACCCCCTGGCACGGCAAAGCCGCCGACGCTCTGGCCGCTTGCGTCAAACCGGCACTGAATGGCCTGATGGCCTTGGGTCAGGAATATTGGAGCGCACTGCGTGCCGCCTTGTCGCACGACTTGCGTCAGGGCTCCTCGGCCGAATCACGTCTGCGCCCCATGCTGATCGAACGCAGCAAGCTGGAATACGCCCTGCCCGCCCAGATTGGCGACTACACCGACTTCTACATTTCCGTGCACCACGCAACGGCGGTGGGCAAACAGTTCCGCCCCGATGCGCCCTTGCTGCCCAACTACAAGTGGGTGCCTATCGGCTACCATGGCCGCGCCTCCAGCATTGGGGTATCCGGCCAGCAGTTCCCGCGCCCCGTCGGCCAGACCCGCCCACCCGAGGGGCAGGAGCAGCCCAACTTTGGTCCTTGCCAGCGCCTAGACTTTGAACTGGAAATGGGCATTCTGATTGGCAAAGGCAACGAAGCTGGTCACCGTATCCCTATCGGTCAGGCAGACGAACACGTTTTTGGTCTGTGCCTGTTCAATGACTGGTCGGCACGCGATCTGCAAGCCTGGGAATACCAGCCTTTGGGCCCTTTCCTGGCCAAGAACTTTGCCTCGACGATCTCCCCCTGGGTCGTGACACTGGAAGCCCTGGCTCCCTTCCGTCGCCCGTTCAGTCGTCCTGAATCCGATCCTCAGCCTCTACCTTATTTGCAGGATCAGGCCAACCAAGAAAGTGGCGTTCTGGACGTGGAATTGGAGGTGTACCTGAGCACTGAGCAGTCTCGTCAGCAAAAGAAAGACCCGGCTCTGCTCTCGCGTAGCAACTTCAAGGAAGCCTATTGGACCGTGGCCCAACTGGTCGCCCACCACAGCGTCAACGGCTGCAACCTGCAAACCGGCGACCTGCTGGGCACCGGCACCTTGTCCGGCCCGGCCAAGGGTCAGGAAGGCTCCTTGCTGGAAATGAACCAGGGCGGCAAGAACCCCATTGATCTGCCTTGGGGCGAACAGCGCAAATTCCTGGAAGATCAGGACGAGATCATCTTGAAGGGCCTGTGCCGTCAAGAAGGCTACCCAACCCTGTCTTTTGGTGAATGCGCCGGACGTGTACTGCCTGCCGTGCCTTAA
- the hmgA gene encoding homogentisate 1,2-dioxygenase, with translation MSSLNYQIGFGNAFATEALPGALPLGRNSPQRCPYGLYAEQLSGTAFTAPRADNRRSWLYRIRPSAKQGAFTAFEGASHWNENFGQGPANPNRLRWSPLNLPTTPTDFLAGVHTWAGNGSSDSQSGVAIHLYAINQSMGRRVFYNADAEMMFVPEQGRLRLVSELGIMEIEPCEIAVMPRGVRFKVELLDDVARGYLLENFGAPLRLPELGPIGSNGLANARDFKTPVAWYEDVSAPHELVTKFTGGFWVAQLTHSPLDVVAWHGTHAPYKYDLRDFNVIGSISYDHPDPCIFSVLTSPSDTPGTANLDFAIFPPRILAMENTFRPPWFHRNFASEFMGLIQGVYDAKADGFAPGGSSLHNCMSPHGPDANTFDKASSADLSKADYLRGTMAFMFETRKVIRPSPQALQSGSLQANYDAVWDGLEKHFSTEQKA, from the coding sequence ATGAGCTCTTTGAATTATCAGATTGGTTTTGGTAACGCCTTTGCCACCGAGGCTCTGCCCGGTGCGCTACCGCTGGGACGCAACTCGCCACAGCGCTGCCCGTACGGACTGTATGCCGAGCAGTTGTCCGGCACGGCCTTTACCGCACCACGCGCCGATAACCGCCGCTCCTGGCTGTACCGCATTCGCCCCAGCGCCAAGCAAGGGGCATTTACGGCATTTGAAGGCGCTTCCCACTGGAATGAAAACTTCGGCCAGGGCCCGGCCAACCCCAATCGCCTGCGCTGGAGCCCACTGAATCTGCCCACCACACCCACCGATTTTCTGGCCGGTGTCCATACCTGGGCGGGCAATGGCAGCAGCGACTCGCAAAGCGGCGTTGCCATCCATCTGTACGCCATCAACCAGTCCATGGGTCGGCGCGTGTTCTACAACGCCGACGCCGAAATGATGTTCGTGCCTGAACAGGGCCGCCTGCGTCTGGTCAGCGAACTGGGCATCATGGAAATCGAGCCTTGCGAGATTGCCGTCATGCCGCGTGGCGTACGCTTCAAGGTAGAGTTGCTGGACGATGTGGCCCGCGGCTATCTGCTTGAAAACTTCGGTGCGCCTTTGCGCTTGCCCGAACTGGGCCCGATCGGCTCCAACGGCCTGGCCAATGCCCGCGACTTCAAAACGCCGGTGGCCTGGTACGAAGATGTCAGCGCGCCGCATGAGCTGGTCACCAAATTCACAGGCGGCTTCTGGGTTGCGCAACTGACGCACTCGCCGCTGGACGTGGTGGCCTGGCATGGCACGCACGCCCCCTACAAATACGATTTACGCGACTTCAACGTGATCGGCTCGATCAGCTACGATCACCCCGATCCCTGCATTTTCAGCGTATTGACCTCACCCTCCGATACCCCCGGCACGGCCAACCTGGACTTTGCGATTTTCCCACCACGCATTCTGGCCATGGAAAACACCTTCCGCCCACCGTGGTTCCACCGTAACTTCGCCAGCGAATTCATGGGCCTGATCCAGGGTGTGTACGATGCCAAGGCCGATGGCTTTGCACCCGGCGGCTCCAGCCTGCACAATTGCATGAGCCCGCATGGCCCCGACGCCAACACCTTCGACAAGGCCAGCAGTGCGGACTTGAGCAAGGCAGACTATCTGCGCGGTACCATGGCCTTTATGTTCGAGACCCGCAAAGTCATCCGCCCCTCGCCACAGGCCTTGCAAAGCGGCAGTCTGCAAGCCAATTACGACGCCGTCTGGGACGGACTGGAAAAACACTTCTCTACGGAACAAAAGGCATGA
- a CDS encoding DUF2783 domain-containing protein gives MSTLNTDTPLERADDFYQMLIDAHQGLSTAQSHAMNAALVLLLCNHVGSLDVIKQALDAARQTCLEQAA, from the coding sequence ATGTCTACACTGAATACCGATACCCCCCTGGAACGGGCGGACGATTTCTACCAAATGTTGATCGATGCCCACCAAGGTCTGAGCACGGCACAAAGCCATGCCATGAATGCCGCTTTGGTGCTTTTGCTGTGCAATCATGTCGGCTCGCTGGATGTGATCAAGCAAGCCTTGGATGCTGCCCGCCAGACCTGCCTGGAGCAGGCTGCCTGA
- a CDS encoding FAD-dependent oxidoreductase — protein MGDINYQTLELTQAPPPATHARHPVVVVGAGPVGLTMALDLAAKGHRVVILDDDTTLSKGSRAICFAKRTLDIWDRLGVGSRMMDKGVSWNVGKVFFRNQEVWSFNLRPEEGHQRPAFINLQQYYCEGYLYEAVCAQPLIELRSGHKVLNVMNQAEGVHLEVETQQGNYTLEAEWLLACDGSRSAIRRALGESSSGRVFKDRFLIADVRMQADFPAERWFWFDPPFHPNQSVLLHSQPDNVWRIDFQLGWDADPVEAVKPENVLPRIRALLGADAPFELEWVSIYTFACERMERFRHGRILFAGDSAHRVSPFGARGANSGIQDADNLAWKLNLVLNAQAPDSLLDSYSHERELAADENIRHSSRSTDFITPKSEVSRLFRDAALILARRHAFARVLVNSGRLSLPSAYPDSPLNTADTHEFSAKATPLGACVPDAPIEQNGQQGWWLGQLGNGFTLLEFGEGQASQSEALEELVAQGLLTRLRVWPAGTIAAQAQGGIIDSQDMLRQRYDAQPGSCYLIRPDQHLCARWRHLDGQAVQAALHKACGHFLESASCLH, from the coding sequence ATGGGAGACATTAATTACCAGACCCTGGAGCTGACGCAAGCGCCCCCACCGGCTACCCATGCCCGCCACCCTGTTGTGGTGGTGGGTGCCGGCCCGGTGGGGCTGACCATGGCCCTGGATCTGGCGGCCAAAGGCCACCGGGTCGTGATTCTGGATGACGACACTACGCTGTCCAAAGGATCGCGGGCCATTTGCTTTGCCAAACGCACCCTGGATATCTGGGACCGATTGGGCGTGGGCTCGCGCATGATGGACAAGGGCGTGTCCTGGAATGTGGGCAAGGTTTTTTTCCGCAACCAGGAAGTCTGGAGCTTCAATTTGCGGCCCGAAGAAGGCCACCAGCGCCCCGCCTTTATCAATTTGCAGCAGTATTACTGCGAAGGCTATCTCTACGAAGCCGTCTGCGCCCAGCCTCTGATCGAGTTGCGTTCCGGTCATAAAGTGCTGAACGTGATGAACCAGGCAGAAGGCGTGCATCTGGAGGTAGAAACCCAGCAAGGCAATTACACGCTGGAAGCGGAATGGTTGCTGGCCTGCGATGGCTCGCGCTCGGCCATTCGCCGTGCCTTGGGTGAAAGCAGCAGCGGGCGTGTGTTCAAGGACCGTTTCCTGATTGCAGACGTGCGCATGCAGGCCGACTTCCCCGCCGAGCGCTGGTTCTGGTTTGATCCGCCCTTCCATCCCAATCAATCTGTTCTGCTGCACAGCCAGCCGGACAATGTCTGGCGTATCGACTTCCAATTGGGCTGGGATGCCGACCCGGTGGAAGCCGTCAAACCCGAAAACGTGCTGCCCCGCATTCGCGCCCTCCTGGGTGCCGACGCCCCCTTTGAGCTGGAATGGGTCAGCATTTACACCTTTGCCTGCGAGCGCATGGAGCGCTTTCGCCATGGCCGTATTCTGTTTGCCGGAGACTCGGCCCACCGTGTCTCGCCCTTTGGCGCACGCGGTGCCAATAGCGGTATCCAGGACGCCGACAACCTGGCCTGGAAGCTGAATCTGGTTCTGAATGCCCAGGCTCCCGACAGCTTGCTGGACAGCTACAGCCATGAACGCGAGTTGGCCGCGGACGAGAACATCCGCCACTCCAGCCGTTCAACCGATTTCATTACACCTAAAAGCGAAGTCAGCCGTCTGTTCCGTGATGCGGCCCTGATTCTGGCGCGTCGCCACGCCTTTGCCCGTGTACTGGTTAATAGCGGCCGCCTGTCCTTGCCCAGCGCCTACCCGGACAGCCCCTTGAATACGGCTGACACACACGAGTTTTCCGCCAAGGCTACGCCACTGGGCGCCTGCGTCCCCGACGCGCCTATCGAGCAAAACGGTCAGCAAGGCTGGTGGCTGGGTCAATTGGGTAACGGCTTCACGCTGCTGGAGTTTGGCGAAGGCCAGGCCAGCCAGTCTGAAGCGCTAGAAGAACTGGTCGCCCAAGGTCTCTTGACCCGCCTGCGCGTCTGGCCCGCTGGCACCATCGCCGCCCAGGCCCAGGGTGGCATCATCGACAGCCAGGATATGCTGCGTCAGCGTTACGACGCCCAGCCCGGCTCCTGCTATCTGATTCGCCCCGACCAACACCTGTGCGCCCGCTGGCGTCATCTGGATGGGCAAGCTGTCCAGGCTGCCTTGCATAAAGCCTGTGGCCATTTCCTGGAGAGTGCTTCATGTCTACACTGA
- a CDS encoding MBL fold metallo-hydrolase yields MSKSFASHNDLEDKIVAFEKLSENAYAYTAEGDPNTGIIIGDEAIMVIDTQATPVMAEDVIRRIREVSDKPIKYVLLSHYHAVRVLGASAYDAQEILASRDTYDLIVERGEQDKASEIGRFPRLFRNAESIPPGLTWPTMTFEGHMTVDLGNLEVHLMQVGRGHTKGDTIAWLPKQKILFAGDLVEYQSTPYAGDCYFREWPRTLDRLGDFKAEQMVPGRGPALKNATEVRQALAGTRAFLTDLYSSVQQGAAAGKDLKTIYRETYDFMKPRYADWVIFDHCMPFDVSRAYDEVNGHEDPRIWTAERDLEMWKQLEGQ; encoded by the coding sequence ATGAGCAAGTCCTTCGCCTCGCATAACGACCTGGAAGACAAAATCGTTGCCTTTGAGAAACTGTCCGAGAACGCCTACGCCTACACGGCGGAGGGTGATCCCAACACGGGCATCATCATTGGTGACGAGGCCATTATGGTGATCGACACCCAGGCCACACCTGTCATGGCTGAAGACGTTATTCGTCGCATCCGCGAAGTCAGCGACAAACCCATCAAATATGTGCTGCTGTCGCACTACCACGCTGTACGCGTGCTGGGCGCCTCGGCCTACGATGCCCAGGAAATCCTGGCCAGCCGCGACACTTACGACCTGATCGTGGAGCGTGGCGAGCAAGACAAGGCCAGCGAAATCGGTCGGTTCCCCCGCCTGTTCCGCAACGCCGAGTCCATTCCTCCCGGCCTGACCTGGCCCACCATGACCTTTGAGGGTCACATGACCGTGGACCTGGGCAATCTGGAAGTGCACCTGATGCAAGTGGGTCGTGGCCACACCAAGGGCGACACCATTGCCTGGCTGCCCAAGCAGAAAATCCTGTTCGCCGGTGACCTGGTTGAATACCAATCCACCCCGTACGCAGGCGACTGCTACTTCCGCGAATGGCCCCGCACATTGGACCGTCTGGGTGACTTCAAAGCCGAACAAATGGTTCCTGGCCGTGGCCCGGCACTGAAGAACGCCACCGAAGTGCGTCAGGCGCTGGCCGGCACACGCGCGTTCTTGACAGACCTGTACTCCAGCGTGCAGCAAGGTGCAGCAGCCGGTAAAGATCTGAAGACCATTTACCGCGAAACCTACGATTTCATGAAGCCTCGCTACGCAGACTGGGTCATTTTTGATCACTGCATGCCCTTTGACGTATCCCGTGCCTACGACGAAGTCAACGGCCACGAAGACCCACGCATCTGGACCGCCGAGCGCGATCTGGAAATGTGGAAACAGCTCGAAGGTCAGTAA
- the mutM gene encoding bifunctional DNA-formamidopyrimidine glycosylase/DNA-(apurinic or apyrimidinic site) lyase — protein MPELPEVETTRRGIATVIQGKNVRQFLVHEPRLRWPVPASLPQWIEGQAVQNCTRRGKYLLLHFEQGVQIIHLGMSGSLRRVDLDEERRKHDHAEWIFDEARFLLHDPRRFGAILWHAHKDGPLENHLLLRTLGVEPFDPLFTPEYLHRHLQGRRVAIKQALLGGKIVVGVGNIYASESLFLAGIHPELPAGEVSLHRCEKLHSAILSTLQSALDSGGSTLRDYVNASGEPGAYFDIHANVYERAGKPCPRCQQPIKRIVQGQRATYYCSRCQRR, from the coding sequence ATGCCTGAACTGCCAGAAGTTGAAACAACTCGTCGCGGAATTGCGACGGTTATCCAGGGAAAAAATGTCCGACAATTCCTGGTTCACGAGCCCCGTTTGCGCTGGCCCGTGCCTGCCTCCTTGCCGCAATGGATTGAAGGCCAGGCCGTCCAGAATTGCACGCGTCGAGGCAAATACTTGTTGTTGCATTTTGAACAAGGTGTCCAGATCATCCATTTAGGAATGTCCGGCTCCTTGCGTCGTGTGGATCTGGATGAAGAACGCCGCAAGCATGATCATGCGGAATGGATCTTTGATGAGGCCCGCTTCCTGCTGCACGACCCACGACGATTTGGTGCGATATTATGGCACGCCCATAAGGACGGCCCTCTGGAAAACCACCTTTTGCTACGTACTTTAGGTGTAGAGCCTTTCGATCCCTTGTTCACCCCCGAGTATCTGCACCGACACCTGCAAGGGCGGCGCGTCGCCATCAAACAGGCCCTGCTGGGCGGCAAGATTGTGGTGGGAGTCGGCAATATCTACGCTTCCGAATCCTTGTTCCTGGCCGGTATTCACCCCGAACTGCCCGCCGGTGAAGTTTCCTTGCATCGCTGCGAAAAACTGCACTCGGCCATCCTGAGCACCTTGCAATCCGCCCTGGACTCCGGGGGCAGCACCTTGCGCGATTACGTCAATGCCAGTGGTGAACCGGGCGCGTACTTCGACATTCACGCCAATGTGTATGAGCGTGCCGGCAAACCCTGCCCACGCTGTCAACAGCCTATCAAACGAATCGTCCAAGGCCAGCGCGCGACCTATTACTGCTCGCGCTGCCAGCGCCGCTAA
- a CDS encoding tetratricopeptide repeat protein: MSLLAAVSVQAQPSLPILKAEPPADTIRLRSGQLPLVGLTPDILYRILVAEIAATRGEYDVASQTFLSLARDTSDPRLAQNAFQYAMADRDLGRALRAAKEWALLAPNDPEAKATALALEASSGQTEGLADALWLRISRAQDKEQAVVQAMSMVSKMVDRRLALEVLDKALQQPVRSLPIARLALADTAWSAGDINRAEREAREALKLDPHSEAAAQRVLEYGIKVDPSAALQSARAFVRDNPDSRKLQLLLANRLVERQQFDEAQAIVGALQRANPEDFDLLYTQAEIHIRAKEFDQARKLLEQYIAVQQQRRQSLNDAVNTALASISEARLSLVQIAEAQGDMNEAIRQLDLIEEPALRFQAQIHKAVLQARQGNLPQARHTLENSRPRDMSEQVVVALTYSSIYQDSGRTDQALEVLERADRELPDSAEIKYNLAMLYEQRAKHDKFETLMRRVIELRPDHANAYNALGYTYADQNRRMDEAQDLLERAMELEPDNPYILDSVGWYLFRVGDLQAALEYLQRSYERLPEADVAAHLGEVLWVKGRRDDAMLVFRAGLSKDAENRTLKETIKRLGVPLP; this comes from the coding sequence ATGTCGTTGCTTGCAGCGGTTTCGGTGCAAGCACAACCATCTCTTCCCATACTCAAGGCGGAGCCGCCTGCAGACACCATCCGTTTGCGTAGTGGGCAATTGCCTCTGGTCGGCCTGACCCCGGATATTCTGTATCGTATTCTGGTTGCTGAAATCGCCGCAACGCGTGGTGAATATGATGTTGCCAGTCAGACCTTTCTGTCTTTGGCGCGTGACACCAGCGATCCTCGGCTGGCTCAAAATGCCTTTCAATATGCGATGGCCGACCGTGATTTAGGTCGTGCCTTGCGTGCCGCCAAAGAATGGGCCTTGCTGGCCCCCAATGATCCTGAAGCCAAGGCGACCGCTTTGGCTCTGGAAGCCTCCAGCGGTCAGACCGAAGGCTTGGCCGATGCCTTGTGGCTGCGTATCTCTCGCGCCCAGGATAAAGAGCAGGCCGTGGTGCAGGCCATGAGCATGGTCAGCAAAATGGTGGATCGGCGTTTGGCATTGGAAGTGCTGGACAAGGCTTTGCAGCAGCCCGTGCGTTCCTTGCCTATTGCTCGCTTGGCTTTGGCTGACACGGCCTGGAGCGCCGGGGACATTAACCGGGCCGAGCGCGAAGCGCGCGAAGCCCTGAAACTGGATCCGCATTCCGAAGCCGCCGCACAACGCGTGCTGGAATACGGCATCAAGGTTGATCCTTCGGCTGCCTTGCAAAGTGCCCGCGCGTTTGTACGAGACAACCCGGACAGTCGCAAGCTGCAACTGTTGCTGGCCAACCGCCTGGTGGAACGTCAGCAGTTTGATGAGGCCCAGGCTATTGTCGGCGCCTTGCAGCGAGCGAATCCCGAGGATTTTGATCTGCTGTATACCCAGGCTGAAATCCATATTCGCGCCAAGGAGTTTGATCAGGCCCGCAAACTGCTGGAGCAATATATTGCGGTTCAGCAGCAGCGCCGTCAGTCTCTGAATGATGCGGTCAACACCGCCTTGGCCAGTATTTCTGAAGCCCGCTTGTCTTTGGTGCAAATCGCCGAAGCGCAGGGCGACATGAACGAAGCTATTCGCCAGCTGGACTTGATTGAAGAGCCTGCCCTGCGTTTCCAGGCCCAGATTCATAAAGCCGTGCTGCAGGCCCGCCAAGGCAATCTCCCACAAGCACGTCATACCCTGGAGAACTCCCGTCCACGCGACATGAGTGAGCAGGTTGTCGTGGCCTTGACGTACTCCTCTATCTATCAGGATAGCGGTCGTACCGACCAGGCGCTGGAAGTGCTGGAGCGCGCTGATCGTGAGTTGCCCGACAGTGCCGAGATCAAATACAACCTGGCCATGCTGTACGAGCAACGCGCCAAGCATGACAAGTTTGAAACCTTGATGCGTCGTGTGATCGAGCTGCGCCCGGATCATGCCAATGCGTATAACGCCTTGGGCTACACCTATGCGGATCAGAATCGCCGTATGGACGAGGCTCAGGATTTGCTGGAACGCGCCATGGAGCTGGAGCCAGACAATCCTTATATTCTGGATAGCGTAGGTTGGTATTTGTTCCGTGTAGGCGATCTGCAAGCTGCGCTGGAGTATTTGCAACGTTCCTACGAGCGCCTGCCTGAAGCGGATGTTGCTGCCCATTTGGGCGAGGTGCTTTGGGTAAAAGGCCGTCGCGATGATGCCATGCTGGTATTTCGGGCCGGCCTGAGCAAAGATGCTGAAAACCGAACTTTGAAAGAAACCATCAAGCGTCTGGGAGTACCGCTGCCGTGA
- a CDS encoding outer membrane lipoprotein LolB produces MSILKQRVWIRAGALALIALLSACATPPKPETGSATDATQAASSLSRSGRFALSVTHSSSQVEAVQGGFSWRDDGRKLMLDLSNPLGNTLARVWVLPGQALLERTDGSQEVATHPDALVEKVLGSPVPVAGLRDWLHGRTGSAPVQSERRDDQQKLSGFEQSGWRVTLSRYDEQGPRLLQLNRHEANRSISVRLVVDQ; encoded by the coding sequence GTGAGTATCTTGAAACAGCGGGTCTGGATCCGAGCAGGGGCCTTGGCCCTGATTGCTTTGTTAAGCGCTTGTGCGACCCCTCCCAAACCTGAAACAGGCAGCGCCACCGATGCGACTCAGGCAGCGAGCTCTTTGTCTCGTTCCGGCCGCTTTGCGCTGAGTGTGACTCACTCCAGTTCGCAGGTTGAAGCGGTGCAGGGGGGCTTTTCCTGGCGTGATGATGGTCGCAAACTGATGCTGGACCTGAGCAATCCTTTGGGCAATACCTTGGCACGCGTCTGGGTGCTGCCAGGTCAGGCCCTGCTGGAGCGCACGGATGGCAGTCAGGAAGTAGCGACCCATCCGGATGCGCTGGTTGAGAAGGTCCTGGGCAGCCCTGTTCCTGTGGCGGGCTTGCGTGACTGGCTGCATGGCCGCACGGGCAGTGCCCCCGTTCAAAGTGAACGCAGGGACGATCAGCAAAAACTGAGCGGTTTCGAGCAGTCCGGCTGGCGTGTGACGCTGTCGCGTTACGACGAACAAGGTCCGCGCCTGCTGCAATTGAATCGTCATGAAGCCAACCGCTCCATCAGCGTGCGCTTGGTTGTGGACCAGTAA
- the ispE gene encoding 4-(cytidine 5'-diphospho)-2-C-methyl-D-erythritol kinase, whose product MALYNVPAPAKINLFLHVTGRRDDGYHFLQTAFRFVDLNDYLSFVPRSDGQIRRVHSTLSDVEPEQDLVIKAARALQQATGTRQGVDISCIKNIPSGAGMGGGSSDAATTLIALNRLWNLGLSRQALMDIGLPLGADVPVFVFGQAAFAQGVGEQLQAIQMPPRDYIIIRPPQFISTGKIFSSECLTRDEKPITITFFIDWQEKFWQAKDNNPYFGRNNLESVAFNLYPDLKVLKQGLQSLKLNARMTGSGSCLFVECRDKQSAKTGQFEIDRNSSKIDFSGSEESNSGKLLVEQTWVCSGLQDHPLRYWIK is encoded by the coding sequence ATGGCGCTCTACAACGTCCCGGCTCCGGCCAAGATCAATCTGTTTTTACACGTCACGGGTCGTCGTGACGACGGCTACCATTTTCTGCAAACCGCCTTCCGCTTTGTGGATCTGAATGATTACCTGAGTTTCGTTCCACGTAGCGACGGACAGATCCGTCGGGTACACAGTACCTTGAGCGATGTGGAGCCTGAACAGGATCTGGTGATCAAAGCCGCTCGTGCCCTGCAACAAGCGACGGGCACCCGCCAAGGCGTGGATATCTCTTGTATCAAGAACATTCCTTCGGGAGCGGGGATGGGCGGTGGCTCCAGCGATGCGGCCACCACCTTGATTGCCTTGAACCGTTTGTGGAACCTGGGCCTGAGCCGTCAGGCCTTGATGGACATTGGCTTGCCCCTGGGTGCCGATGTGCCGGTTTTTGTATTCGGACAGGCTGCATTTGCGCAAGGGGTAGGGGAACAACTGCAAGCCATTCAGATGCCGCCCCGGGACTACATCATCATCCGTCCGCCGCAATTTATATCCACGGGGAAAATATTTAGCTCCGAATGCTTGACACGCGATGAGAAACCCATCACAATAACGTTCTTTATTGATTGGCAAGAAAAATTCTGGCAAGCCAAGGACAACAATCCTTACTTTGGCAGAAACAACCTGGAATCAGTAGCATTTAATCTTTATCCTGATTTAAAAGTTTTGAAACAGGGTTTGCAAAGTTTAAAATTAAATGCTAGAATGACAGGCTCAGGTTCTTGTTTGTTTGTTGAGTGCAGAGACAAGCAAAGTGCCAAGACAGGTCAGTTTGAAATTGACCGAAATAGCAGTAAAATAGATTTTTCTGGTAGCGAAGAATCAAATAGTGGTAAATTGCTGGTCGAACAAACTTGGGTTTGTTCTGGATTGCAAGATCATCCGCTACGCTATTGGATTAAGTAA
- a CDS encoding ribose-phosphate pyrophosphokinase → MAQDRFMIFTGTANPRLAVDVVNHLDMSLGKMTVGRFSDGEAMVEINENVRGRDVFVLQPTCAPTNDNLMEIMVMVDALRRASAGRITAAIPYFGYARQDRRPRSARVSISAKVVANMLQVVGVDRVMMMDLHADQIQGFFDIPVDNIYASPILLGDIWRCNYQDMVVVSPDIGGVVRARALAKQLEVDLAIIDKRRPRANVSEVMNIIGDVNGRTCILMDDMVDTAGTLCKAAEALKERGAKAVYAYCTHPVLSGEAIERITHSQLNELVVTDTIPLSAKARECSKIRQLSCAALLGETILRISNAESVSSLFTD, encoded by the coding sequence ATGGCACAAGACCGATTCATGATCTTCACCGGCACGGCTAATCCTCGCCTTGCTGTCGATGTCGTCAACCACCTTGATATGTCGCTGGGGAAGATGACGGTGGGTCGCTTCTCCGACGGGGAGGCCATGGTTGAAATCAATGAAAACGTACGCGGTCGCGATGTTTTCGTTCTGCAGCCCACCTGCGCTCCCACCAACGACAATCTGATGGAAATCATGGTGATGGTCGATGCCTTGCGCCGCGCTTCGGCCGGTCGCATCACCGCTGCCATCCCTTATTTCGGTTATGCCCGTCAGGATCGACGTCCCCGTTCGGCGCGCGTGTCGATCTCTGCCAAGGTCGTGGCCAATATGCTGCAAGTGGTCGGTGTTGATCGCGTCATGATGATGGATCTGCACGCTGACCAAATCCAGGGTTTCTTCGATATCCCTGTCGACAATATCTACGCTTCCCCCATTTTGCTGGGCGATATCTGGCGCTGTAACTACCAGGACATGGTGGTTGTCTCGCCTGACATCGGCGGTGTGGTGCGCGCACGTGCATTGGCCAAGCAACTGGAAGTGGATCTGGCCATTATCGACAAGCGTCGCCCACGTGCCAACGTATCCGAAGTCATGAACATCATTGGTGACGTCAACGGACGCACCTGCATCCTGATGGACGACATGGTGGATACGGCCGGCACGCTGTGCAAGGCGGCTGAAGCTCTGAAAGAGCGCGGTGCCAAGGCGGTTTACGCCTACTGTACCCACCCTGTGCTCTCGGGCGAGGCCATTGAACGTATTACGCATTCCCAGTTGAACGAGCTGGTTGTCACGGACACCATTCCTTTGTCCGCCAAGGCCCGCGAGTGCAGCAAGATTCGCCAGCTGTCCTGTGCAGCGCTGTTGGGCGAGACCATCTTGCGTATCTCGAACGCGGAGTCCGTCAGCTCCTTGTTCACTGACTAA